One Cytophagales bacterium DNA window includes the following coding sequences:
- a CDS encoding ArsI/CadI family heavy metal resistance metalloenzyme: MKEQKFHLSLFVSDTDKTVNFYTRLFGTEPSKVKSDYVKFELADPALVITFLQAPDKVQNHFGHLGFLVNSTEEVEARKDALKTSGIEIGLEEQEVACCYAKQDKFWVNDPDGYEWEVYHFIEDVNQNEEKYTAAPCC; the protein is encoded by the coding sequence ATGAAAGAGCAAAAATTTCATTTAAGCTTGTTCGTATCAGATACGGATAAGACAGTCAACTTTTACACCCGGTTATTCGGTACAGAGCCAAGTAAAGTAAAATCAGACTATGTAAAGTTCGAATTAGCCGATCCGGCACTGGTCATTACTTTTCTTCAGGCACCGGACAAAGTACAGAACCATTTTGGTCACCTCGGATTTCTGGTCAATTCCACAGAAGAAGTCGAAGCACGGAAAGATGCGCTTAAAACTTCCGGTATTGAGATAGGCCTCGAAGAACAAGAAGTGGCTTGTTGCTATGCGAAGCAAGATAAGTTTTGGGTGAATGACCCGGATGGATACGAGTGGGAAGTGTACCATTTCATTGAGGATGTCAATCAAAATGAAGAGAAGTACACTGCAGCGCCTTGTTGCTAG
- the recG gene encoding ATP-dependent DNA helicase RecG, whose product MAGFFSKSLEYLKGVGPQRAELLQKELDIMTYGDLLQHFPFRYEDRTKFYKIREVNEHMPYIQLIGQIIKMEMVGNPRKQRLVATLKDDTGQMELVWFQGIKWVKPKLKPGVNYVVFGKANRFGRNLNMAHPEVEIQTERSQQNTFLQPVYHTTEKLKRKFIESKNINKYVKTLLMEAMNHIRETLPESICQQYRLIDKKTALVNIHFPKDNDHLQKARFRLKFEEFFYVQLRLIKMKLARTEKFRGIVFDNSTLLQQFYEKHLPFELTGAQKKVIKEAYGDFRSGKQMNRLVQGDVGSGKTMVAFLCMLIAISNGTQCAFMAPTEILADQHFEGLSELAKPIGVKVAKLTGSTKQSERKQLHEALTTGVLQILVGTHALIEDKVQFQNLGLAIVDEQHRFGVAQRAKLWQKNKEVYPHVMVMTATPIPRTLAMTLYGDLDISVIDELPAGRKPIQTQHMWDSHRIKLFGFLEKEIEKGRQVYIVYPLIEESEKLDYKDLMDGYESICRRFPKLPISILHGRMKPEDKDFEMQRFVKNETKIMVATTVIEVGVNVPNASVMVIENAEKFGLSQLHQLRGRVGRGAEQSYCILMTGVKLTNEAKTRVKTMVDTNDGFVIAETDLQLRGPGDLMGTQQSGAFDLLISDLAKDGQILQIARNAATDTLNADPELTQPQNAEIKTQVDSLSKTVVNWSRIS is encoded by the coding sequence GTGGCAGGATTTTTCAGTAAAAGTCTGGAGTATTTAAAAGGAGTTGGGCCGCAACGCGCGGAATTGCTACAGAAAGAGCTGGATATTATGACCTATGGCGACTTGTTACAGCATTTTCCTTTTCGTTATGAGGATCGCACCAAATTCTATAAGATCAGGGAGGTCAACGAACACATGCCCTACATCCAGCTGATCGGTCAGATCATTAAAATGGAAATGGTAGGCAATCCCCGAAAGCAAAGACTGGTTGCTACCCTGAAAGATGATACCGGGCAGATGGAGTTGGTTTGGTTCCAGGGGATCAAGTGGGTCAAGCCGAAACTCAAACCGGGAGTTAACTACGTGGTATTCGGAAAGGCCAATCGCTTTGGTCGAAACCTGAACATGGCCCACCCGGAAGTAGAGATTCAAACCGAAAGGAGTCAGCAGAACACCTTTTTGCAGCCTGTCTATCACACGACCGAAAAGCTCAAAAGGAAATTCATCGAGAGCAAAAACATCAACAAGTATGTGAAGACATTGTTGATGGAGGCGATGAACCATATTCGGGAAACGCTTCCGGAATCCATTTGCCAACAATACCGACTGATCGATAAAAAAACCGCACTGGTCAACATTCACTTCCCCAAAGACAATGACCACTTGCAAAAGGCTCGGTTCCGACTGAAGTTCGAGGAGTTTTTCTACGTGCAATTGCGACTGATCAAGATGAAATTGGCACGTACGGAGAAATTTCGTGGGATCGTTTTTGATAACAGTACCTTGCTGCAACAATTCTATGAGAAGCACTTGCCTTTTGAATTGACCGGCGCACAAAAAAAGGTGATCAAAGAAGCGTACGGCGATTTTCGTTCCGGAAAACAAATGAATCGTCTGGTGCAGGGAGATGTGGGAAGCGGTAAAACCATGGTCGCTTTTCTATGCATGTTGATTGCTATCAGCAATGGAACCCAATGCGCCTTCATGGCACCAACGGAAATTTTAGCGGACCAACATTTTGAAGGGTTAAGCGAACTGGCCAAGCCTATCGGAGTAAAAGTGGCCAAACTCACAGGTTCTACCAAGCAGTCAGAACGCAAGCAATTGCATGAAGCTTTGACGACCGGGGTGTTACAAATCTTAGTAGGGACCCATGCGTTGATTGAAGATAAAGTTCAGTTTCAAAACCTGGGATTGGCCATTGTAGATGAACAACATCGATTTGGGGTAGCACAGCGGGCGAAGTTGTGGCAAAAGAACAAAGAGGTATATCCGCATGTGATGGTGATGACGGCCACACCTATTCCGCGTACCCTGGCGATGACCCTGTACGGTGATTTGGATATTTCTGTCATTGATGAGTTGCCAGCCGGCCGAAAACCGATCCAAACCCAACACATGTGGGACAGCCACCGGATCAAACTATTTGGCTTTCTGGAGAAAGAGATAGAAAAAGGACGTCAGGTCTACATCGTGTATCCGTTGATAGAGGAATCTGAAAAACTGGACTACAAGGACCTGATGGATGGTTATGAAAGCATCTGTCGAAGATTCCCGAAGCTACCGATTTCGATTTTGCATGGGCGAATGAAACCAGAGGACAAGGATTTTGAAATGCAGCGCTTCGTGAAGAACGAAACCAAAATCATGGTTGCAACGACGGTGATAGAAGTAGGAGTAAACGTTCCGAATGCCTCAGTAATGGTGATCGAAAATGCAGAGAAGTTTGGCTTGTCCCAATTGCATCAGCTACGCGGCAGGGTCGGGCGTGGCGCAGAGCAATCATATTGTATCCTGATGACGGGGGTAAAACTGACCAATGAAGCCAAGACTCGCGTCAAAACCATGGTAGATACCAATGATGGTTTTGTGATTGCTGAAACGGACTTGCAACTCCGGGGACCTGGGGATTTGATGGGAACCCAGCAAAGTGGTGCCTTTGACCTGTTGATCTCTGATCTGGCGAAGGATGGTCAGATCCTGCAAATTGCCAGAAATGCCGCCACCGATACGCTTAATGCAGACCCTGAACTGACCCAGCCTCAAAATGCGGAGATTAAGACCCAAGTCGACTCCCTAAGCAAGACGGTGGTGAACTGGAGTAGGATCAGTTAA
- a CDS encoding VOC family protein, whose amino-acid sequence MSNVNPFHLAIPVKEIVETRAFYRDIMGCSEGRSSDHWVDFDFFGHQLVIHQVPQKDEEAASNPVDGHAVPVPHFGVVLDWDDWQNLADKLQAKKMDFVIEPYIRFKGQPGEQATMFFKDPSGNALEFKAFKDMGQLFAK is encoded by the coding sequence ATGAGTAATGTAAACCCTTTCCACCTTGCCATACCTGTCAAAGAGATCGTTGAAACGCGTGCTTTCTATCGTGATATCATGGGGTGCAGCGAAGGTCGCAGCAGTGATCATTGGGTGGATTTCGATTTTTTCGGGCATCAATTGGTCATTCATCAAGTTCCTCAAAAGGACGAAGAAGCTGCCTCTAATCCTGTCGATGGACATGCTGTTCCGGTTCCGCACTTTGGGGTAGTGCTCGATTGGGATGATTGGCAAAACCTCGCTGATAAGCTACAAGCCAAAAAGATGGATTTCGTGATTGAGCCCTACATTCGCTTTAAAGGGCAACCCGGCGAACAAGCCACCATGTTTTTCAAGGATCCTTCGGGCAATGCACTGGAGTTCAAAGCCTTCAAAGATATGGGTCAGCTTTTTGCGAAGTGA
- a CDS encoding alkane 1-monooxygenase, whose product MMSYRYLKYAAAYSMPFMVLLSLYLGGWYSYIAIIYAFGLLPFLELFTTGSTENMDQAEEELARHDRFYDWMLYGLVPTQFFILGYFLFKVSIPGLPWHEYLGLTLAYGMNAGVSINNAHELGHRSTKHEQFMSKLLLMTALYMHFFIEHNRGHHRNVATHQDPASSRYGESIYAFYFRTIMGSWTSAWKLEGEKLTKANHGYWTIHNEMLRFQLIQLLLVGVIGYFLGIQVMLLFLLGASIGFMQLETVNYIEHYGLQRKMKGNRYERTLPIHSWNSNHPLGRLVLLELSRHSDHHFQANRPYQILRHFDQSPQMPTGYPGMMLLSLVPPLWFKVMHNRIDTYKATLEGKELA is encoded by the coding sequence ATGATGAGCTATCGATATTTGAAGTACGCAGCGGCCTATAGTATGCCTTTCATGGTCTTGTTGTCCCTTTATTTAGGAGGCTGGTACAGCTACATCGCCATCATCTACGCCTTCGGTTTACTTCCATTTCTGGAGTTATTCACTACGGGTTCCACCGAAAATATGGATCAGGCCGAAGAAGAGTTGGCCCGTCATGATCGCTTTTATGACTGGATGTTGTACGGATTAGTCCCCACGCAATTTTTCATTTTAGGATATTTCCTGTTTAAGGTCAGCATACCGGGATTACCCTGGCACGAATACCTTGGCTTGACCTTGGCCTATGGCATGAATGCGGGAGTTTCGATCAACAATGCGCACGAATTGGGACACAGAAGTACCAAACATGAGCAATTCATGAGTAAGCTTTTGCTGATGACCGCTCTGTACATGCACTTCTTCATCGAGCACAATCGCGGCCATCATAGAAATGTCGCTACACATCAAGACCCGGCTTCTAGTCGATATGGTGAGTCTATCTACGCGTTTTACTTCCGTACGATCATGGGAAGTTGGACATCTGCCTGGAAACTGGAAGGAGAGAAATTGACCAAAGCCAATCATGGGTATTGGACCATACACAATGAAATGCTGCGATTTCAGCTCATTCAACTATTACTTGTAGGAGTCATCGGCTATTTCCTGGGTATTCAGGTCATGTTGTTATTTCTGTTAGGAGCGTCCATAGGATTCATGCAGTTAGAGACGGTGAATTACATCGAACACTATGGACTGCAGCGCAAGATGAAGGGAAATCGCTACGAAAGAACGTTGCCTATTCATTCCTGGAATTCCAATCATCCATTAGGTCGCCTCGTTTTATTGGAATTGTCTCGACATTCAGACCACCACTTCCAGGCCAATCGACCGTATCAGATCCTGCGTCATTTCGATCAAAGCCCACAGATGCCTACAGGATATCCTGGAATGATGCTGTTATCATTGGTTCCGCCTTTATGGTTCAAGGTAATGCACAACAGGATCGATACCTACAAAGCCACGTTGGAAGGTAAGGAGTTGGCTTAG
- a CDS encoding porin family protein, with amino-acid sequence MKRFFSVFVFLLVVQIAFGQVKLGLKFSPLLSLNQVELISDTLDMENASSTARFSLGLVVDKQFTDTYYFSTGLIIMPKRVGINIIPENGGTTPNTFEAYNLQYLQIPVTLKLYTNEIQPDLSIFFQVGGSLELKVDDRPKDEDYVLIEKFNPLDIGAMLGAGAEYRIGINTILFGGFSYQQGLINVVNETRDNIDLTIKNSVITLDLGIKF; translated from the coding sequence ATGAAAAGATTCTTTTCAGTTTTTGTCTTCCTTCTTGTGGTCCAAATCGCGTTCGGACAGGTCAAATTGGGATTAAAGTTTTCTCCCCTACTTTCCTTGAATCAGGTGGAATTGATTTCCGATACACTGGATATGGAAAACGCCTCCTCCACCGCCCGGTTTTCACTGGGTCTGGTAGTAGATAAACAATTTACGGACACTTATTATTTTAGTACGGGTCTGATAATTATGCCAAAACGTGTTGGGATCAACATCATTCCTGAAAATGGAGGTACAACTCCTAATACCTTTGAAGCGTACAATTTGCAATACCTGCAGATCCCAGTCACGCTAAAGCTGTACACCAATGAGATCCAACCGGATCTTTCGATCTTCTTTCAGGTAGGTGGTTCACTTGAACTCAAAGTGGATGATCGCCCCAAAGATGAAGATTATGTCCTGATCGAAAAATTTAATCCATTAGATATTGGAGCCATGCTCGGAGCGGGTGCGGAATATCGGATTGGCATCAACACCATCCTTTTCGGAGGTTTCAGCTATCAGCAGGGATTGATCAACGTAGTGAACGAGACGCGCGACAACATCGACCTTACGATCAAAAATTCTGTTATCACACTTGATTTGGGGATCAAGTTTTAG
- a CDS encoding MIP/aquaporin family protein, whose product MHASQLTFPEPAQKRQTGKRTGTNQIFASSIFLQQFKTFKNEYLPSNFYNLKKPKKMTPYVAEIVGTFMLILLGNGVVANVVLKGTKGHDSGWIVITLAWGLSVFTGAYIAAPYSGAHLNPAVTLGFALIGSFEWTLVPGYIICQFIGAMLGTSTVWLMHRPHYAITEDQEAKRATFCTAPAIRNKTSNLFSEIVGTFALIFGIFYITGAENGSLGSLDVLPVALLVTVIGLALGGTTGYAINPARDLGPRIMHQLLPVENKGDSDWSYSWIPAIGPMIGSAIAAGLYLLLK is encoded by the coding sequence TTGCACGCGTCTCAGCTGACATTTCCTGAGCCTGCGCAAAAGCGACAAACAGGAAAGAGAACAGGAACCAACCAAATTTTTGCATCATCAATCTTTTTGCAGCAATTTAAAACATTCAAAAATGAGTATCTTCCCTCCAATTTTTACAATCTCAAAAAACCTAAAAAGATGACCCCATATGTCGCGGAAATAGTCGGAACGTTCATGTTGATCCTGCTGGGCAATGGTGTAGTGGCCAACGTGGTACTTAAAGGAACAAAAGGCCATGATTCCGGATGGATAGTGATTACCCTGGCATGGGGATTGTCAGTTTTTACAGGGGCTTATATCGCTGCACCCTATTCAGGAGCGCACTTAAATCCGGCTGTAACACTCGGTTTCGCGCTCATCGGTAGTTTTGAATGGACATTAGTCCCGGGATACATCATCTGTCAGTTCATCGGAGCGATGCTAGGAACATCTACGGTTTGGTTGATGCACCGACCACACTACGCAATTACCGAAGATCAGGAAGCCAAACGAGCCACTTTTTGCACAGCGCCGGCGATCAGAAATAAGACCAGCAATTTGTTCTCCGAGATCGTTGGGACTTTCGCGTTAATTTTTGGGATTTTCTACATCACAGGAGCTGAAAATGGATCCCTGGGTTCATTGGATGTATTGCCAGTGGCCTTGTTGGTAACTGTCATCGGATTGGCACTTGGGGGAACAACAGGTTACGCGATCAATCCGGCGCGGGATCTTGGTCCAAGGATCATGCATCAATTGCTGCCTGTCGAGAACAAAGGTGATAGTGATTGGTCTTATTCCTGGATTCCAGCCATAGGACCAATGATCGGGTCAGCGATCGCGGCGGGACTTTATTTGTTATTGAAATAA
- a CDS encoding protein-tyrosine-phosphatase: protein MKPKLAAYIEQLLPTIDDLKPDRIAILDQLVTYCQSKLQSGQELNLTFICTHNSRRSHFSQIWAQVAAHYYGFDRVKTFSGGTATTAFNERAVAALERTGMDIENPGGENPRYQVHYSDRAKPMEAYSKTFDEAPNPKTNFCAVMTCSSADADCPVVFGADGRVALLYVDPKESDGTDAELATYDERCLQIATELFYVWRKVKAELAN, encoded by the coding sequence ATGAAACCAAAACTAGCCGCATACATTGAGCAGTTATTGCCAACGATAGATGATTTAAAACCAGATAGAATCGCTATTCTGGATCAACTTGTGACTTATTGTCAATCAAAATTGCAATCAGGTCAAGAACTGAACTTGACATTTATCTGCACCCATAACTCCCGAAGAAGCCACTTCAGTCAGATCTGGGCACAGGTAGCCGCACATTATTATGGTTTTGATAGAGTGAAGACCTTTTCAGGAGGAACAGCTACCACCGCATTCAATGAAAGAGCGGTGGCGGCTTTGGAGCGAACCGGAATGGATATCGAAAATCCCGGTGGTGAAAACCCCCGCTATCAAGTGCATTATTCCGATCGAGCGAAGCCCATGGAAGCCTATTCCAAAACCTTTGACGAGGCACCAAACCCGAAAACCAACTTTTGTGCCGTTATGACCTGCTCCAGTGCCGATGCTGATTGCCCTGTGGTTTTCGGCGCGGATGGACGCGTGGCATTATTATATGTCGATCCCAAAGAATCGGATGGAACAGATGCCGAGTTAGCCACCTATGACGAACGATGCCTTCAGATTGCCACAGAATTGTTTTATGTATGGCGCAAAGTGAAAGCAGAATTAGCTAACTGA
- a CDS encoding tetratricopeptide repeat protein, giving the protein MGFWDFLTVRRKVKFNKLYELACQESDFDRARSLYDEAINLAQDNKNVFFKRAVLFLKEGKEPDAIKDLKQSIQIGGDFMEAHLLLGNIFYERHDYQSAFDHYDQAVKCAEDSSIAFMSRGKAWMKLNMVKDAFEDFKKAISLNPLNTSAFIERANLLMLIEKKKAAIKDMEQAIRLEPGNPRIYVLRAELYISESDFKKAEKDLDKALQLVPDHAGAYAVLAELNFYQDKEEAFYQTFEKAGKLGFSLCEFSQDIFTKYASVPRFQGLVAELT; this is encoded by the coding sequence ATGGGATTTTGGGATTTTTTGACAGTCAGAAGGAAGGTCAAGTTCAATAAACTTTATGAATTGGCTTGCCAGGAGAGCGATTTTGACAGGGCGCGATCCTTATACGACGAAGCCATTAATTTAGCTCAGGACAACAAAAACGTATTTTTTAAGCGAGCAGTCCTTTTTCTGAAGGAAGGTAAGGAACCAGATGCCATCAAAGACCTCAAACAATCCATTCAGATTGGTGGGGATTTTATGGAAGCACATTTATTGCTCGGAAATATCTTCTACGAACGACACGATTACCAATCTGCTTTTGATCACTATGATCAGGCTGTTAAATGTGCGGAAGATTCTTCCATCGCTTTCATGAGCCGGGGTAAGGCATGGATGAAGCTAAATATGGTCAAAGATGCCTTTGAAGATTTCAAAAAAGCGATTTCACTGAATCCATTGAATACGTCTGCTTTTATCGAGCGCGCGAATTTGTTGATGCTGATAGAGAAAAAGAAAGCGGCGATAAAAGATATGGAACAAGCCATCCGATTGGAGCCGGGAAATCCAAGGATATACGTACTTCGGGCGGAATTGTACATATCAGAAAGTGATTTCAAAAAGGCGGAAAAGGACCTGGATAAAGCACTCCAATTGGTTCCCGATCATGCCGGGGCTTATGCGGTTTTGGCGGAATTGAATTTCTATCAGGACAAAGAAGAAGCATTCTATCAAACTTTCGAGAAGGCTGGAAAACTTGGATTTTCCCTGTGTGAGTTCAGCCAGGACATCTTTACCAAATACGCCAGTGTACCTCGATTTCAAGGGTTGGTAGCGGAGTTAACTTAA
- a CDS encoding RNA polymerase sigma factor, which yields MTEKELVDQCQKEIRSAQKALYETYYIEMKRLVMRYAKEENDAFDCLSTGFYKVLTKINQFDYQGKGSLSAWIRKIMINEALMKIKALKREQLLFWEEPIEAPEVQEEFMESSYIYDCIRLLPDGARTIFNLVAIEGYSHKEASQILNISEGTSRSQLVYARGKLKQLLNDQKYS from the coding sequence GTGACCGAAAAGGAATTAGTCGATCAATGTCAAAAAGAAATTCGTAGCGCTCAAAAGGCGCTCTATGAGACCTATTATATCGAAATGAAAAGGTTGGTGATGAGATACGCAAAAGAGGAAAATGATGCATTCGACTGCTTGAGTACAGGCTTTTATAAGGTGCTGACCAAGATCAACCAATTCGATTATCAAGGTAAGGGCAGCTTATCTGCATGGATCCGTAAGATCATGATCAATGAAGCATTGATGAAGATCAAAGCTTTGAAAAGAGAACAGCTGCTGTTCTGGGAAGAACCGATTGAAGCACCCGAGGTGCAAGAAGAATTTATGGAAAGTTCCTACATCTACGATTGTATTCGGCTGCTCCCGGACGGGGCAAGAACCATATTTAATCTAGTGGCCATCGAGGGATATAGCCATAAAGAAGCATCGCAAATACTGAACATTTCCGAAGGTACTTCCCGGTCGCAACTGGTGTATGCACGTGGCAAATTGAAGCAATTATTAAACGATCAGAAATACTCATGA
- a CDS encoding DUF1080 domain-containing protein produces MRTLLFITCYSLFVLSVFGQNWQSLIGNDLSDWDQKGGTATYELVDGMIVGTTVDDRNNSFLTTKASYSDFILEFEVWLDPSFNSGVQFRSKSLSDYQNGRVHGYQLELDPSPRAFSGGIYDEGRRGWLYPLARNPKGSKAFRNGEWNKVRIEAVGQTINTWINGVHCARLVDDETAEGFFGLQVHGIYDPSQANKKVKWKNMRILTENPEQYITSPDPDVPELSYLTNALSTNEKRTGWRLLWDGKTSKGWQSAKSPEFPASGWEMNDGELTILATDGAEATGPGDIITKEQFSDFELVLDFKITEGANSGIKYFVDPNLNKGTGSAIGCEFQVLDDKNHPDANMGVAGNRTVASLYDLIPAENLSVPGRGKQFKGIGAWNRARIVSRGGKVEHWLNNEKVVEYDRFSQIFRSLVAYSKYKNWENFGQWPEGHILLQDHGNTVHFRSIKIREF; encoded by the coding sequence ATGAGGACCCTACTATTTATCACGTGTTACAGCCTATTTGTTTTGTCAGTTTTTGGTCAGAATTGGCAGTCACTAATAGGTAATGATCTTAGCGACTGGGATCAGAAGGGTGGTACAGCCACCTACGAATTGGTAGATGGCATGATCGTGGGAACGACGGTTGACGATCGTAATAACAGCTTTCTCACAACGAAAGCCTCTTATTCTGACTTCATCCTGGAATTTGAAGTATGGCTGGACCCTTCTTTCAACAGTGGGGTACAATTCAGGAGTAAGAGCCTTTCAGACTATCAAAACGGACGTGTACATGGATATCAACTGGAATTGGACCCAAGTCCACGGGCTTTTTCGGGAGGTATCTATGATGAGGGACGAAGGGGATGGTTATACCCCCTGGCCAGAAACCCCAAAGGTTCAAAAGCCTTTCGAAATGGGGAATGGAACAAGGTAAGAATTGAAGCCGTTGGTCAAACAATCAATACGTGGATCAATGGGGTACATTGCGCACGATTAGTTGATGATGAAACGGCCGAAGGTTTCTTTGGTCTGCAGGTTCATGGTATCTATGATCCCTCGCAAGCCAATAAGAAGGTGAAATGGAAAAACATGCGTATCCTCACTGAAAATCCGGAGCAATATATAACCAGTCCGGACCCGGATGTCCCTGAACTGAGCTACCTCACCAATGCGCTATCAACCAATGAAAAACGAACCGGCTGGAGACTGCTTTGGGACGGCAAAACTTCCAAAGGTTGGCAAAGCGCAAAAAGCCCTGAGTTTCCCGCCAGCGGCTGGGAAATGAATGATGGCGAATTAACGATCCTGGCCACGGATGGTGCCGAAGCAACTGGTCCCGGAGATATCATTACCAAGGAGCAATTTTCAGACTTTGAACTGGTACTGGATTTCAAGATCACCGAAGGCGCCAATTCCGGCATCAAGTATTTTGTAGATCCTAACCTTAATAAAGGAACCGGTTCTGCCATTGGTTGTGAGTTCCAGGTACTGGATGACAAGAACCATCCTGATGCAAATATGGGCGTCGCCGGAAACAGGACTGTTGCTTCCCTATATGATTTGATCCCTGCCGAGAACTTATCCGTTCCTGGTCGCGGAAAGCAATTCAAAGGCATCGGCGCATGGAACCGGGCGCGTATCGTTTCCAGAGGCGGTAAAGTCGAGCATTGGCTCAACAATGAAAAAGTCGTGGAATACGATCGTTTTTCACAGATCTTCCGTTCACTTGTGGCTTACAGCAAATACAAAAACTGGGAAAACTTCGGTCAATGGCCAGAGGGCCATATCCTGTTACAGGATCATGGAAATACGGTGCATTTCAGAAGCATCAAAATTCGAGAGTTCTGA
- a CDS encoding metalloregulator ArsR/SmtB family transcription factor, with product MGISKTDLFTAEQNELARYAKVLAHPARIAIIDHLLKMNVCINSDLVQELGLAQATISQHLKELKLSGIIKGTVEGNAMCYCLDYQVWKEVQQLFDGMFDKLQPEGSCC from the coding sequence ATGGGAATATCGAAAACCGATCTTTTTACAGCGGAACAGAATGAACTGGCCAGGTATGCCAAGGTGCTGGCACACCCGGCAAGGATCGCGATCATTGATCATTTATTGAAAATGAATGTATGTATCAATAGCGATCTGGTTCAGGAATTGGGTTTAGCACAGGCAACTATTTCTCAGCATCTCAAAGAATTAAAATTGTCCGGGATCATCAAAGGCACGGTTGAAGGTAATGCCATGTGCTATTGCCTCGATTACCAGGTCTGGAAAGAAGTCCAGCAATTGTTCGACGGGATGTTTGATAAGTTGCAGCCTGAGGGTTCATGCTGTTGA
- a CDS encoding sigma factor: MSDLSERQFIAAIDQSKKSIYRICSVYASPPLEAQDLFQEVVFQIWKSYSSFQHRSNISTWIYKIALNVCYSSKKNYDRKHVRTSRLDSIHFMADDYDSDDETTTRFKALSGMYR; the protein is encoded by the coding sequence ATGTCAGACCTGTCGGAACGTCAATTTATTGCCGCCATTGATCAAAGTAAGAAAAGTATATATCGGATTTGCTCGGTTTATGCTTCTCCACCCTTAGAAGCGCAAGACTTATTCCAGGAAGTAGTATTCCAAATCTGGAAATCTTACAGCTCTTTTCAGCACAGGTCGAACATCAGCACATGGATCTATAAGATTGCTCTGAATGTATGCTACAGTTCGAAGAAGAACTATGATCGGAAACATGTAAGAACAAGTCGACTGGATTCCATACATTTCATGGCCGATGATTATGATTCGGACGATGAAACCACGACCAGATTCAAAGCGCTTTCAGGAATGTATCGCTGA